In a single window of the Rhizoctonia solani chromosome 16, complete sequence genome:
- a CDS encoding NAD(P)H:quinone oxidoreductase, type IV: protein MAVKIAVIFYSLYGHIGQLAQESRRVSSPRASKSPSSKCKYELSSIKLNAHAFQIQPRDSDPRGKSQIPTILTKLGAPPRNTEIPTITPDDLKNFDGFAFGIPTRYGRAPAQISAFFDATGGLWATQALSKKFATVFVSTGSQNGGQETTALTTMPFFAHHGIIYVPLGYRAPELGGVKDIRGGGPFGAGTIASSDGSRQPSAEELTVAQTHGKHFAEVVKTYKKGEAAALAPPPAKATKSPKKGFFAKLLK, encoded by the exons ATGGCCGTTAAGATTG CTGTCATCTTCTACTCT CTCTACGGACATATTGGCCAGCTCGCCCAAGAGTCAAGAAGGGTATCGAGTCCGAGGGCGTCGAAGTCACCCTCTTCCAAGTGTAAGTACGAACTTTCTAGCATAAAGCTTAACGCTCACGCCTTCCAAATCCAGCCCCGAGACTCTGACCCCCGAGGCAAGTCTCAAATTCCCACG ATCCTCACCAAGCTTGGTGCTCCTCCTCGCAACACCGAAATTCCGACCATCACCCCTGACGACTTGAAGAACTTTGACGGTTTCGCCTTTGGCA TTCCTACTCGTTATGGTCGTGCCCCGGCTCAAATCAGCGCATTCTTCGATGCGACTGGCGGTCTCTGGGCCACCCAAGCCCTGAGCAAGAAGTTCGCGACCGTCTTTGTCTCGACCGGCTCCCAAAACGGCGGACAAGAGACCACCGCACTCACCACGATGCCGTTCTTTGCGCACCACGGGATCATCTACGTTCCTCTCGGATACCGTGCTCCCGAACTCGGTGGAGTCAAGGACATCCGCGGCGGAGGTCCATTTGGCGCTGGGACCATCGCTTCCAGCGACGGCTCCCGCCAACCCTCCGCAGAAGAACTCACCGTCGCCCAGACGCATGGAAAGCACTTTGCCGAGGTTGTCAAGACGTACAAAAAGGGCGAGGCTGCTGC GTTGGCGCCTCCCCCGGCCAAGGCGACCAAGTCTCCGAAAAAGGGCTTCTTTGCTAAGCTCTTGAAGTAG
- a CDS encoding Core histone H2A/H2B/H3/H4 — translation MHVVGASDLNPSSISQTARKSTGGKAPRKQLATKQARKSAPQTTGGVKKPHRFRPGTVALREIRRYQKSTELLIRKLPFQRLVREIAQDFKTDLRFQSSAVLALQEASEAYLVSLFEDTNLAAIHAKRVTIQPKDLPLLAASVVNALRLVDSILCTYSL, via the exons ATGCACGTCGTCGGCGCCTCCGATCTCAATCCGTCATCGATATCC CAAACCGCTCGCAAGTCCACCGGAGGAAAGGCTCCTCGCAAGCAGCTCGCCACCAAGCAAGCCCGTAAGAGTGCGCCCCAGACCACTGGTGGTGTCAAGAAGCCTCACCGCTTCCGCCCTGGTACCGTTGCTCTTCGTGAAATTCGCCGCTACCAGAAGAGTACCGAGTTGCTCATCCGCAAGCTCCCCTTCCAGCGTCTCGTTCGTGAGATTGCCCAAGACTTCAAGACCGACCTCCGCTTCCAGTCATCGGCCGTCCTCGCCCTCCAGGAGGCTAGCGAGG CCTACCTCGTGTCTTTGTTCGAAGATACCAATTTGGCCGCTATCCATGCCAAGCGCGTTACTAT TCAACCCAAGGACTTGCCCTTGCTCGCCGCCTCCGTGGTGAACGCTCTTAGGCTTGTAGACTCGATCCTATGCACCTATAGTTTATAA
- a CDS encoding RINGv domain protein, which translates to MDEQQCDSAGSSSAVEQHHSTYTEIRSRRYASDVAERIIASSDPSVPEDYEHVKAQSDNEPSITESSGRPATPPLATDPVTPVQEPAPESETKLPEERQCRICLAGAEEEAELGRLISPCLCRGSIRYVHVNCLKQWRVMSQNRSAFWSCPQCGFKYALARTRAVGLANSPVVLSTASVLLFTIIVLLSSFLGTYFVPDAEALSEPQMTNQRDSDSFFSASFGGVVISPFDYYAYSWDTAKDVFKLAVKTFSDISDLEEEYEFWKKDDEEPDRSDILDDSRYESVHTSSKGFKSTVKIPQKTRSQKKYPKRKIRSPPSRFERFVRWFIYRFMTGLGVVGILSFLNLLFSVGLIAPLRLFGGNWTRGQRRAAANDTATLLVFVVIIIGVASNLACLQTYPTHCPTLTRRAETAILEVGQVEEDTEPEPWGPYLRRVFHELPNRARAIPYRLLPSMIFGWIALALVQGWHAVRNWTRDAVGQMIQVGPQQGVPVVGHQRGVFLGDW; encoded by the exons ATGGACGAACAACAATGCGACTCGGCCGGCTCAAGCTCAGCCGTTGAACAGCACCACTCTACTTACACCGAAATTAGGTCAAGGCGTTATGCCAGTGACGTTGCTGAGCGCATCATCGCCTCCTCGGACCCTTCAGTGCCGGAAGATTATGAACATGTCAAGGCACAGTCCGATAACGAGCCAAGCATCACCGAGTCATCCGGTCGCCCAGCTACTCCTCCGTTAGCAACCGATCCAGTGACGCCTGTACAAGAACCTGCGCCAGAGTCCGAGACCAAATTGCCCGAGGAAAGACAATGTCGTATATGCCTTGCAGgagcagaggaagaagccgaGCTGGGTAGACTCATTAGCCCTTGCCTATGTCGCGGTTCTATTCGG TATGTTCATGTAAACTGCTTGAAGCAATGGCGTGTCATGTCCCAAAATCGGAGTGCCTTTTGGTCCTGTCCTCAATGTGGGTTCAAGTACGCACTTGCTAGAACGCGAGCGGTGGGCCTTGCTAATTCGCCTG TTGTCTTGAGTACGGCATCCGTGCTATTATTTACTATCATAGTTTTATTGTCGTCTTTTCTGGGAACGTATTTTGTCCCGGACGCCGAAGCCCTGAGCGAACCCCAAATGACAAACCAACGGGATTCCGATTCGTTTTTCAGTGCTAGCTTCGGTGGCGTTGTCATCTCGCCGTTCGATTACTACGCATATTCGTGGGACACGGCCAAAGACGTTTTCAAGCTGGCTGTGAAAACATTTAGCGATATTTCTGACCTTGAGGAAGAGTACGAATTCTGGAAGAAAGATGACGAGGAGCCTGACAGGAGTGATATCCTCGACGACAGCAGATATGAGAGTGTCCATACTTCGAGCAAGGGATTCAAGAGTACGGTCAAGATACCTCAGAAGACGAGATCACAGAAGAAATATCCAAAGCGCAAGATCCGCAGCCCTCCATCGCGATTCGAACGGTTTGTGCGATGGTTCATCTATAGGTTTATGACTGGCCTTGGCGTTGTTGGCATCCTGTCTTTTTTGAATCTCCTGTTTTCGGTTGGGTTGATTGCTCCTCTACGGTTATTTGGTGGGAATTGGACACGTGGGCAGCGAAGAGCAGCAGCAAACGATACTGCGACTCTACTCGTTTTCGTGGTGATTATTATTGGCGTGGCCAG CAATTTGGCTTGTCTACAAACTTACCCGACACATTGCCCAACTCTTACTCGGCGCGCCGAAACCGCCATCCTCGAAGTTGGTCAAGTCGAAGAAGATACTGAGCCCGAGCCATGGGGTCCTTATCTTAGGCGTGTTTTCCATGAATTGCCAAATCGCGCGCGCGCGATCCCGTACCGCCTACTGCCGAGCATGATATTTGGTTGGATCGCGCTTGCACTTGTTCAAGGGTGGCATGCCGTGCGAAACTGGACGCGTGATGCTGTAGGACAGATGATCCAAGTCGGTCCTCAACAAGGGGTACCGGTGGTCGGGCATCAACGAGGAGTCTTTTTAGGTGATTGGTGA
- a CDS encoding Serine/threonine-protein kinase codes for MSSVRSGSLMTEDEEDWEDYVKGGYHPVQIGDTFSDGRYTVVRKLGWGHFSTVWLAKDSKQGRHVALKVVKSAPRYTETALDEIKLLQRLISGDANHPGRRHVIGFLDHFRHKGPNGNHVCMVFEVLGENLLGLIKRHQASRFPALSEAKGVPVHLVKQISKQILLGLDYMHRQCGVIHTDLKPENVLICIDDVEAVVQAELESSQNSQAPTKIVGVPPSRGRGGNQTPRSESIFITGSQPLPSPSSSYGTSPAFDKWAFGMSRINGDDDERDKQKEATNGNRDKSETKTDSVERAMGGVSMQDPPAPVTKPTVAAGPSLLTRNAPADLHSPQQPTPRSSNGKSNSSPSPHDSTTIKAQVVAADDGSLSPVPETHNSLPLDPAALAERITVKIADLGNACWTDHHFTDDIQTRQYRCPEVILGAKWGTSADVWSAACVIFELLTGGDYLFDPQSGTKYSKDDDHIAQIIELLGEVPKSIAFSGELRHIHKLRFWPMESVLHDKYLLSRADSDLIASFLTPMMHLNPDKRARAIDMVNHPWLDGIVVQGELDVIKAERDRERGRSGTRGAGSSSRSTTGSGSKSKSKSGSQRRPSGPRDLKKDVQALNEAAAIDALRPVDEAALLGGNE; via the exons ATGTCATCCGTACGCTCAGGCTCCCTCATGActgaagacgaagaggatTGGGAAGATTACGTCAAAGGTGGTTACCATCCAGTTCAAATCGGAGATACTTTTAGCGATGGCCGCTATACGGTGGTCCGGAAACTCGGCTGGGGTCACTTTAGTACGGTCTGGCTGGCCAAAGATTCCAA GCAAGGTCGTCACGTCGCGCTCAAGGTTGTCAAGTCGGCCCCACGGTATACCGAGACAGCTCTGGATGAAATCAAGCTGTTGCAAAGACTCATCAGCGGAGATGCCAACCATCCCGGTCGAAGACATGTGATAG GCTTCCTAGATCACTTCCGCCATAAGGGCCCGAACGGCAACCATGTTTGCATGGTGTTTGAAGTGCTTGGCGAGAACCTCCTAGGGCTCATCAAGCGACACCAGGCGAGTAGATTTCCCGCATTATCCGAG GCAAAGGGTGTTCCCGTGCACCTCGTGAAGCAGATATCAAAGCAAATCTTACTCGGCCTCGATTATATGCATCGTCAATGTGGCGTGATCCATACT GACCTGAAGCCAGAAAACGTGTTAATATGCATAGACGATGTAGAAGCTGTGGTTCAG GCCGAACTCGAATCTTCACAAAACAGCCAGGCACCAACCAAGATTGTGGGAGTGCCCCCTTCACGTGGTCGTGGTGGAAATCAGACACCTCGCTCCGAGTCCATCTTCATCACTGGTTCCCAGCCCCTACCTTCCCCTTCGTCAAGTTATGGCACTAGCCCAGCGTTTGACAAATGGGCGTTCGGGATGTCTCGCATCAATGGTGATGATGACGAGAGGGACAAGCAAAAAGAGGCAACTAACGGCAATCGGGACAAGTCCGAAACCAAGACCGATAGTGTCGAGCGTGCGATGGGTGGAGTAAGCATGCAGGACCCGCCCGCCCCTGTCACCAAACCGACTGTTGCTGCGGGCCCCAGTCTGCTCACCCGCAACGCGCCTGCTGACTTACACAGCCCACAACAACCTACTCCAAGGAGTAGTAACGGGAAGAGTAACAGTTCACCTTCGCCCCATGATTCTACCACGATCAAGGCGCAGGTAGTGGCAGCGGACGACGGGTCATTATCTCCCGTACCCGAGACGCATAACTCTCTACCTTTAGATCCCGCCGCACTCGCAGAACGGATTACCGTCAAAATTGCGGATCTGGGCAACGCTTGCTGGACAGACCATCATTTCACCGACGATATCCAAACTCGGCAGTACCGTTGTCCGGAAGTTATTCTAGGTGCGAAATGGGGGACCAGTGCTGATGTGTGGAGTGCAGCGTGTGTG ATTTTCGAGCTGCTTACAGGTGGTGATTACCTATTCGACCCTCAATCTGGTACCAAGTACAGCAAGGATGACGACCACATCGCGCAAATTATTGAGTTATTGGGCGAGGTCCCCAAGTCGATCGCATTCTCGG GCGAGCTACGACATATTCACAAACTTCGTTTCTGGCCTATGGAATCTGTCTTGCATGACAAGTATCTTCTATCGCGTGCCGATTCGGACTTGATCGCGTCGTTCCTCACACCAATGATGCATCTCAACCCCGACAAACGTGCCCGTGCAATTGATATGGTGAATCACCCTTGGCTCGATGGCATTGTGGTACAGGGCGAGCTTGATGTGATCAAAGCTGAGCGGGACCGTGAACGTGGACGTTCTGGTACACGTGGGGCTGGCTCTTCATCCAGGAGTACAACTGGGTCGGGCTCAAAATCCAAATCCAAGTCTGGCTCACAAAGAAGACCGAGCGGACCTCGCGACCTCAAAAAAGATGTCCAAGCACTGAATGAAGCAGCCGCGATAGATGCGCTCAGACCCGTCGACGAAGCTGCACTCCTGGGTGGTAACGAGTAG
- a CDS encoding ubiquitin carboxyl-terminal hydrolase: MAQTKGQCPHFAQLIALQPPRLSQAVHREECTQCFDSQDSPDGIDVCLHCFNGGCLGEERHHARTHAEKTGHVWSLNFRRTPKPKSQRGDSEPPLKRLAIVEEHDADNYDTVATLRCWACNSFADPEVAPRVIPLTNGVAASLSSARQSEVKAWEEELEPCEHTLTLDQSTATGAPPGAHCSHCDLKDNLWLCLTCGSLGCGRAQYGGTGGNGHGLEHWRSTQHPVSVKVGTITPEGTADAYCYACDESRIDPELALHLKKVGIDVLTQTKTEKSMTELQIEQNFTFEFSMTGEDGKLLQPVFGPGLTGLQNLGNSCYMASVLQTLFALPSFKGYYGATSANATTEHGLVCSAGLPADCLECQMRKIADGLCSGRYSRASALNTIQNENNAEDTVRFQDGLRPASFKALVGKGHREFATMRQQDAEEFLEHLFASLRSANQGTPTDVFRFGIEERLKCNECGKVRYRVDEHDSIGVPIPAKEVKPAGEGTKAEYESVQLVDCLDTVAGEEALEYSCPSCDKKVIAIKQTYEIRYFSGCLCGTREEVSANVPVLLPSDDSITLDKYLGTGMQLDEEALPDDKPVASSLPEFNADAMEQLMSMGFPEIRCKRALLATGNTHAAVAMEWLFLHLEDPDIDDPLPGGGATPAPTQPNLEQVSTIVDMGFTPAQAKKALRESNGNPEQAVEWLFSHPDDVGDTDEAIPATTEAATSQPKVGGVNTLPARYHLKAFISHKGPSVHSGHYVAHIRTETEGWVLYNDEKVVRADSESVAALKPLAYLYVFEKI; the protein is encoded by the exons ATGGCTCAAACCAAGGGCCAGTGTCCTCATTTCGCGCAACTGATCGCACTACAGCCACCGCGTTTATCTCAAGCGGTTCATCGCGAGGAATGTACCCAATGCTTCGATTCACAA GATTCACCCGACGGCATAGACGTGTGTTTGCACTGTTTCAATGGTGGCTGTCTGGGAGAAGAGCGTCATCACGCTCGCACACACGCCGAGAAGACAGGTCATGTTTGGTCTTTAAATTTTAGGAGAACTCCAAAACCGAAGTCCCAGCGA GGCGACAGTGAACCACCGCTCAAGCGACTTGCAATCGTTGAAGAGCACGATGCTGACAACTACGACACGGTAGCGACTTTAAGATGCTGGGCATGTAACAGCTTCGCCGATCCCGAAGTTGCTCCCAGAGTCATCCCTCTTACAAATGGGGTTGCGGCTTCCCTCTCATCGGCTCGCCAGTCTGAGGTCAAAGCATGGGAGGAAGAATTGGAGCCTTGCGAGCACACATTGACTCTAGACCAATCAACCGCTACTGGAGCACCCCCTGGGGCGCATTGTTCACACTGTGATCTCAAGGATAACCTATGGTTGTGTTTGACTTGTGGTTCCCTGGGATGCGGGCGAGCCCAGTACGGTGGAACAGGCGGAAATGGGCATGGCTTAGAGCACTGGCGCAGCACTCAACATCCTGTGAGCGTCAAAGTTGGGACAATTACTCCCGAGGGAACGGCAG ATGCGTATTGTTATGCTTGCGACGAGAGCAGAATTGACCCTGAATTGGCTCTCCACCTCAAGAAAGTTGGCATTGACGTTTTGACCCAAACTAAAACCGAAAAGAGCATGACCGAACTG CAAATAGAGCAAAATTTCACGTTTGAGTTTAGTATGACCGGCGAGGATGGTAAATTACTACAGCCGGTATTTGGACCTGGGCTTACTGGGCTACAAAATCTTGGTAATAG CTGCTACATGGCGTCCGTATTACAAACACTCTTTGCGTTACCGTCTTTCAAGGGGTATTATGGGGCTACTTCTGCGAATGCGACCACCGAGCATGGACTTGTGTGTTCTGCTGGTCTACCGGCGGACTGCCTTGAATGTCAAATGCGTAAGATTGCCGATGGGCTCTGTAGTGGCCGCTATAGTAGGGCATCTGCTCTCAATACTATCCAAAACGAGAATAATGCCGAAGATACTGTACGATTCCAGGATGGTCTTCGTCCAGCATCCTTCAAAGCGTTAGTTGGAAAGGGGCATCGAGAGTTCGCGACCATGCGCCAGCAAGATGCCGAGGAATTCCTTGAACATCTATTTGCATCCTTGCGTTCTGCTAATCAAGGCACACCAACCGATGTCTTCAGGTTCGGGATAGAGGAACGCCTGAAATGCAACGAATGCGGCAAAGTTCGATACAGGGTTGATGAGCATGATTCGATTGGGGTTCCAATTCCTGCCAAAGAGGTTAAGCCCGCCGGGGAGGGCACCAAGGCAGAATACGAGAGCGTTCAATTAGTGGATTGCTTAGATACCGTTGCAGGTGAAGAAGCACTTGAATACTCGTGCCCTTCGTGCGATAAGAAGGTTATTGCAATCAAGCAA ACGTACGAGATTCGCTACTTTTCCGGATGTCTTTGTGGTACACGCGAAGAAGTTTCAGCTA ACGTCCCGGTATTACTCCCTAGCGATGATAGCATCACGTTAGATAAATACCTCGGAACGGGTATGCAACTAGATGAAGAAGCGCTACCGGATGATAAGCCAG TTGCGTCCTCGCTTCCGGAATTCAATGCCGATGCGATGGAACAGCTCATGTCCATGGGCTTCCCAGAAATAAGGTGTAAGCGCGCATTGCTCGCAACTGGCAATACCCATGCAGCGGTGGCTATGGAGTGGCTCTTTTTACACCTCGAAGATCCTG ATATTGATGACCCCCTTCCTGGCGGGGGAGCTACACCCGCGCCAACTCAGCCAAATCTTGAGCAAGTTTCCACGATCGTGGATATGGGATTCACCCCCGCACAGGCAAAAAAGGCGTTGCGCGAATCA AATGGAAACCCAGAACAAGCCGTGGAATGGCTATTCAGCCACCCTGATGATGTTGGCGATACAGATGAAGCAATTCCGGCTACAACCGAGGCGGCAACATCCCAGCCTAAAGTCGGAGGAGTCAATACACTGCCCGCCAGATACCATCTGAAGGCATTCATCTCCCACAAGGGTCCATCCGTCCATTCTGGGCACTACGTCGCGCATATACGTACTGAAACCGAAGGATGGGTGCTCTATAACGATGAAAAGGTCGTACGCGCTGACTCGGAGAGTGTTGCTGCACTCAAACCACTGGCCTATCTATACGTATTTGAAAAGATTTAG